A stretch of DNA from Desulfosarcina ovata subsp. ovata:
GGATATTCGTTTACAATGTAATAAGGCATTATGCCTGAAAAGGTGTAGCTCAAGAAATAACGAGAAAGCGCATTGAATTTATGCCAGTAAACATTGTTTTTTTGATAAATCATATCCAAGACCAGAAACCTCTAACTGATTTTTAAAATTGGATTATTTTAAAAGTATTTGGTGAATAACATGCACGCAAGTGGCAAAGCTGGCACAATCACATGGCCATGCTGTTCATGGCATGACAGCGTAAATTGTTCAAAGATGTTTACCAGTTACTCAGCTGTTTGACATTTTTTACATTCTGAAAAACAGGTAGTAAAATATGTTGAGGAGTAGAACATGGCATTAGAATATTGTCGGTTGTATTATTGAGAAACGACCTTAAATAAATCTCTGAATACCGTTGATGTTGCATACTCCTTTTCTATCTTGTCCTTGGCCTGACGCCCCATTTCCTGTGAGAAAATGCCGTTGTTATATAAAGAGAGTACTTTGGTAATGAACTCATCCTCTGTTTCATATAAAAAACCGTCAATGCCGTCTTTAACGATCTCCAAATTGTTACCTTCGGCATATATGAGGGCAGGAATTCCAACAGCCATATATTGTAATGCCTTGTATGAACATTTACCCTTCGAAATATAGTCATTCTTAAGGAGAGGCATCAAGCCGACATCAAAGCTGTTTAAATCTGTAAGTTCGGTCTCCTCTGACCATTGCCGGTTTATGACATTTACACCGCGAATAGACAGTTTTGTACCTCTATTGAAATCTGAAACAATTACCAAGTGATAGTCGATTTTTCCAGCCAGCTTTTGAAAAGAACTGTAAAGCGGTTCCAACAAGTAAAGCCCGCTGGGGCCGCCGATCCAGCCCAGAGTAAAAGTCTTTTTCTCTTCCAGTTTAACAGGATGGTATTGCCCGGTTTCCACAGGCGTTGGAATAATGGAGACGTCTGGATTATATTGCCTTGCAAATTGAGCCAAAAAAGAATTTCCAACGATTACTTTATGAACAGACTTTAAAACAACAGAATAAAATTTGGGGTGATTTAAATAGATCAAATCATCAAAATCAATTATTATCTTTTTTCTGTGAAAAATCCGAAAGAAGATTTCAACAGGAAGTGCTGCCGTAAAGACATACCTTTGTATAAAAACAACATCATATTTTCCAAATAAAATTGATATGAACAGTTTTAAAAAATGCAAAGGTAAGAAAAGAAATAATTCCGATCTCTCTATCCCTTTAAGGCCTTCCATCCGATAAGTCCGTGGAAAAAACAATTTGTATTCAATTCCACATTCTTTTAGGTATGGTAAATATTGTAATACTCTAAATCTACAACCAGAATTACGCCTTGTATTAGGAAATATAAAAGCTATTCGCATGATATTTAAACCATAATAGTATTTGATATATAATCCATAGCTTTAGACATTATATTGCAGCCTAATTCATTTAAGTAAATAAAAAATAAATTGTAAGCTCTGACTGGATTCAGAAAAAATTTCAAAAAAATTAAAAAATGCAGGACAAATCATTAAGAGTATGCTACTGCAAGCTATAATAATATAGCTTGTAGGTGCCAAGTGAATTTAAAGGAAATATTTAAAACAAGTTTCGACATGTTTCTCAAATGGCCTAAAGTCATTTTGGTCAAAGCAATTGTCGAACTGCGAGATAAATACCTTCAAGCACAAGATCGAATCAACCAGTTAGAGAAAGAAAACGCTCAACTTAAGAGAGAACTTGAGCAGGAAAAAATAAAGAACACGAACAAAGAGGTCAATAAACCTTCATCAAAGCAAGCTGAATGGGAAAAAGGCAGTGAAGCGGGCAAAGATAAAGGGAAAAAAAAGCCAAGGGGCCGCAAACGCAAACCCCGTAAGGGCGCCGGGAACCGACCTAAGAATAAAACGCCGAACCGCGAAGAAACGGCTACTGTTGATAAATGTGATTTATGCGGCAAAGATTTAAGTGGTCAAGCACCTCTTGAAAGCACCAATGAACGAATCGTTGAAGACATCGTTGCTCCACCTGAAGAAACGATCGTGACACTGGTGACTCAACAAAAGAAATATTGTGCTGACTGCCAAGCGGTAATAACCGCCAAATTGGACTTGGCCTTGCCCGGTGCCGATATCGGTTTGAATGCGACGGTATTGATCTGTTACCTATGGGTAGCCCTATGCCTGCCATACCCCAAAATAAAGGAATATCTGAAGACCTTTTACAAGTTAAGCGTATCGACCTCTGGACTTAGCCGCCATGTCATCAAAGTGGCCAGGATTATGCACAACGTGCATGATGAGATTTTAAATGGCATTAAGCACGGGACCATTTTGCACGCCGATGAAACTGGCTGGCGGGTCAGGGGAAAAAACTGGTGGCTATGGGTATTTGGCACCCCGGATACGGCCTATTTTACAGTCGACAAAACAAGGGGGGTCAAAAGTTGTCCGCCGAGTGCTCGGGGAAATATTCTTCGGAGTCCTGGTGGTAGATGGTTGGGGCGCATATTTATCCTTGATATGTGAACAGCAAAGCTGTTTATAGTACTCCAACTTAGGTTTTTTCTGGCACATTTTTTGTTTGCATTTAGAAAATATCTATTAAATCAAATAACTGGACAGCACCAACGTTTCCTGATACTTTCATGATGTACACACCTACCCATACGAGGAGTTAATCATGAATTTATCAGAATACCAGTTTGACGATGATGAAATTGCAAAATTACATGAACGTAGAGACAACCAACCAGATGTGCGATTAAAGGTCCGATTCATAGCACTCTTAATGCTGGCTGAGGGTTTTGAACTGCCAGTAATTGCATCAATCATAGGAAAATCACCAAAGACCATTGAAAACTGGCATAAGCAATATACGACAAAAGGCATCGACAGTTTAAATTCTTTTCAATACAAACCCAAACAATCCTATTTGAGATCCGAGCAGATTGATCAGGTCGTGAAGTGGGTAAAAGAAACGAACCCAGGGAAAACCAAGGAAGTCAGAGAATATATAAAAAAGAACTTTCAGGTTTCCTACAGCAACGAAGCGGTAAGGAAAATTATAAAAAAAAGAGGACTTAAAGTTATCCGGCCAAGGGTCGTACCTGGCAACCCACCCAGCGAAGAGGATCAAAAAAAAACCAATACTGTTCGGCACATTCATTGATAAGAGTATTGAGCAATAACTTTGGCGATATTCACATCAAATATTTCTAACAAATTATTTTTTACTGCTAATAACCAGTGAAGACCAATTTTATAAAACTGTTTTAATTTTTCTCCAAGAAGAGTTACTAACCCGCAAACATATGGTCTTTTTGCATTTGAATTGGAGCATGAAGATGAAGTTAGCAAGGTTTCGTTCTTATTATTTTCTTCAGATTCATGCTCATCTTTTTCATTTTCTCTGCTTATTATTTCCGTATCTTGTTTGAATGATAATAACAATAGATAAGCAATCATATACAAGTAGAATTGTATCTGTACGCCATGAGGAGATTGGCTCATTAAGTGAATTCCCTTGAAGGTTCTTTTTATGAAGCGAAAAAAAAGTTCCACTTGCCACCTGTAAGCGTAAAGCATTATAATTTCGTAAGTTGTCAAATCATTTCTGTTTGTGATCAAAATGTAGTTTTCGCCCATAGCCGTAAAGCTAACAATACGATAACTTGCTTTGTTTTCATCGCTATTGAATATTATATTTGAATCTGTGATGTCACTGAAAAATTTCAAGAATGTATCCGGTACGGTGGCAGTGAGACACTCTTTTACAGTGTACGTCATATTCGACTTTCCGCGAATAATAAAAAATGCATTGCTGTCGGATATCTGCTTGAACAGATTGAAAGCGATATAGCCTCGATCACAGACATATGTAATGCCTTCGCGAAGAATTTGCTTAACAAATTCTTTTTCGGAAAAGTTACCTTCCGTACTGATAAATTCGGTTGGAATCATTCGGTTGAGTTCAAAAGATAAATGCATTTTGATCGCATTAGCGGTTTTCTTGTAACAAGCCCATGCCATATTGGAAATGGCCGGAAAAAGCGAACCATCTACAATTAGCATTTTTCCAAGATGACTGATTTCCGGAATTTTATGCAAATCCAATTCTTTTACCAACTGATGGAATATATCTTTAAATATTTCTGGGGGATAACGATTAAACGCTTCATTATACATAGACTTCGATGCGACGACCAATCCTAATGCCTTAGCAGTTGGTGATGTTTTGATCTCAGTGACGATTTGTCCAACGCTTTTAATTCTGGTTATTATTCCAAAAAGCAAATTTGTGGTGAACGATGATAATGAAAGCTTGTAAGTGTCCAAATCATTATGGAGACTATTTTGATTAACCTCAATCAATGGTAGCACCGGTGATAGAATTGTTTGAAAAACATTTTTGTCGATGTGTTCGCTCATGGAGACCTCCTGATTAATTAATTGTACCCACCATGATTAAAACACAAAGCGATCTTTTTGTCCAGTGCTATTTTTTATTTTAATAACAGGATGTTATGGCAATATATATGCCGAACAGTATTGAAAAAAAACATCGAAAAATATTTCGAAATGAAGCGTACTTGCGAACCTGGAACGGTTTTCTTGTTTGGCGACGGCATGCATTTGGTCCATCAAAATATTCCGGGGCTATGCTGGGCAGATCCCAAGGCGCCACCAATATTGAAAACAAATACTGGACGTAAGCGACTAAATATACTAGGTGCCTACAACCCTGATTCGCTCGAGTTTGTTCATTTAACCGGGGAAGAAAACTGCAATGCGGAGCGGGTCATAGAATATTTAGACGTCGTCCTAAATGCATACCGGCATTCCCCTGCAATCGTCTTGTTTTTGGATAATGCAACCTATTTTAAAGCTGAAATTGTAACAACATGGCTCATGGAACATCCAAAACTCAAGCTGGAATTTCTTCCACCGTATTCACCAAACTTAAACCTTATTGAGCGCTTCTGGCGATTTGTCAAAGAGCATCTTGTAAGAAACAGATATTATGAAAAGTACAAAACATTTCGTGCAAAGGTTTTTCAATTTCTCAATCATATTGACGAACATACTGATGAACTAAAAACATTAATGGTGGAGAAGTTTCAAATCGTCAAGGTGACAGCATAAAGTATGCCAATAAAAACCTTAGTTGGACTACTATAGCTCACTTGTTGCGCAAGGTCCGTAAATTTCGCGATGCTTTTCCCCACCTGACTGAGATCGTGAAGTTCTATCTCAAGTTCAGGCGCATCATCCGAGATGGTGAACGTCTGCAACAAAACCGCGATCAGTTGGGAGCGTTGGTATTTCAACGACGCCTGGAACGACTCAAAAAGCGCCTGGCGGATTTAGTGCTATGGTCAAACCCTGGACCGGTTCTCGAAGAGATCATTAAAAAGGTTAAAAGACAGCAACCGCGGATCTTGACCTTTGTGGAACATCCGAACGTTCCTTTCCATAATAACTATGCTGAATATCTGATTCGCATCGGTGTTCTCAAACGTAAAATATCAGGAGGAAGCGTATCGGCTGAGGGAGCGGAGTCATATGCGATACTTCTGTCAATTTATGTCACTTGCAAGCTTCGCGGAATATCATTCCCCAAATACCTGAAAGCAAGTTTGGGCACTGGTTCAGTTGAATAGGCAATTAATTAGTCATAATTTTGAATAGTTAAATATGTTGTGCACTGAAAAGTGCTTCTGGAGTGATCTCGCATTCGAGTACTCCTAAACTAACAGCGGGCACCTTTTCAGCTTTATCTTCCGCTGATCGCCATGTTGTAAGAACGGAAAATATGAATCAACGCATCATCAAGGCAGCCAGAAGCCGCGCGTCGCGTGTTGAGGGCCAACCGTAGACTGACGCTTAAGTTTATTTGTATTAGGAAACAATTTTATAAATGCAAGAAGAACTCCAAAATAAATAGCAAAAACAGGATTTATTAAATTCGAATATATGACTTGGGAAGCCAATAGAGAGACTAAAAACAAATTAAGCATACTGTTTAAATTATATGCTCCCAAAACCCTTTTTCTATAAATATTTATGATTAAAAATAAAATAAATAAAGCATAGACTATAAACCCAAGAATACCAACTTCCGACATAATATCAATATACAACGAATGTGATGTTATTATATACGACTTTCTGATGTCAGAGGGAATAAAGTGCCCCAAATTACCAAGACCAACTCCAAATATACAATTTGAACTTATAGCATTAATTCCGGATTTCATTCTAATAATTCTATTAAATTCCTTATCGATCATACTTGATTCTGCTGGTTTAAATCTTTCTATAATAGTTTGAACAACACTACTGCCTGAAACTTGGGCGACATAGGAATTTATCCAAATGAAAATAGGTATATATATAATTGCCAAAAATAAAATTATCTTTAGCTTAAATTTCCCTTTAAGTAAAGTGAAGGCCCCTATAGAAAACATTAAAAAAATTCCAGATCGAGATAAGGTAAGCATGATTGTAGTTGAAATAATACATGCAATTATGATTGATGTTTTACTGCTAAAAATGCGATTTTCAATTTTTCTGTAAATCCCGTAATAAACAGTAATTATTAAAGGGAATAACAGATAGTATGCGAATAAATTACTGTCAAAAAATGTACCTGCCATTCTCTGAGCTAAAAAAATATTATAATCTTGATTTAAAAAAGTGATCGAGGCGCCTTCATAGTCACTAATATAATTCCATATATTGATATTCATAATGATTCTTGCGAGAAGAGACAGATAACCAATAAATGAAATTATCAAGGATGTATAGACTATATATCTCAAACAATTTAGAAATGTATCTTTATTAGTGATTAGTGAATTCGTTAAAAGAATAGTACTTAAAAATAATATCACTTGCAAAAAACGAAAGTTTGCTTGTTGAGCGTATTTTGTGTCATTACGTGATAATGAAATTAGATATAAAATAATTAAAAAACCGATCAAATAACCAGCTGTTAATGTTTTTCTATTTATAGACTTATTTCGTTTATTTAAATAAAATACGAGAGATGTTATAAATACAGTTAAAAATGAAATTCGGAATAAAGTTAACGTGACCCCTATTCCACCTACATGAAATGTAATAACGCTCAATGGAGCCGTTAGAATAAGAAGAAACAATTGAAAATTATAAGTAAAATTTACTTTTGATTCTATCAAATACTACACCTAAATAATTAAAACATGTTTTAGTTTAATTTACAATACGGGCAAAAAAAAATTTATTCTTTTACAAGATATTATCGTAACCCAAGTTTTTCATATGTTCTGTTTCTTTGTTTTTGTGATAAAAAAGTGACAATTCATCATTCTTTATGAATGCATAAGCTCTATTTTTACTAACAGTTGCTGCAAGCTTGTTTATTGTCTCTAAATCAGTTTGCAAACCACAAAAAACAGATAATGCTTGAAGGTTGCTATCCGGATCATTTAAAAAGCCTTCGTATTTTATATTCAATACATTATTTTTATTTCTAATAAAGGCAGAAAGAAGCTCGATATATTTTTCCCATATTTTAAAGGCTCCTTCTCTGCTTATACAAGCATGGACCCTCAAGCGATCATATTTATTCAAGGTTCTAAATTTTTTCAGGTGCTGTCGTATTACCTGAATAGAATAGAGAAGAAGACCTGTATCTTTAAGAATTGAGAACTGCCTCCCTGTTCTAACCGACGTGGGATCCTTACCTTCCAGTATCTGCCGGATACGCTGATTCTCCCGTACATAAAGGCTTTCAGCAGAATCCACTCCGTTTCTGTAAACGTTTACTATTTTTGCGTCCGGAAAAATGTCAAGCCATATGGGTAACAGCACCGAGTTCCTCGGATCTTTCCAGCCCCAAGGAATATCCAGTTTGCAGATCGATCTGTATTTTAGGTATTTTTTGGGGCCCAAAAAACTGAGAGCCTGTATAGAGGCCATATCTTTCCTAAGCTGCAGAGCGACTCGCTTTCTCATTTTTTTATGTTCAAGTAAATTTCTTATTGGTAAAGGATTATCCCATCCTGCGTTGGATGATTTCAATATTTTGTCATTCCGTTTTAAAAAAAATACTGCTTCATCATGGTTTTCAAGTTCCCAGCCGATGAAAAGTCCCATTTCCTTCAATAACCTAGCGATCATTGAGGTCCCAGATCTATGCATTCCAACAAGAATGGTCGGTGGCGTAATTTCCGAATTTATAAACATCACAAAAAGTTACCCTATTTAGACGTTTTTACCATTTCACAAAATGAACGGTTGATATCTTTATTTTTCCTGTAGCCTATTACTCTACCGGGAATACCCACTGCAATGCTATAATCAGGCAAATCCTTGTTTATGACGCTGCCTGCACCGACTACGGCCCCCTTTCCTACTGTTACACCTGAGAGAATCTTAACATTGGCACCGATCCAGCTATTGCTCTTAATTATCACCGGTTTCGATATCCTTTTATTTTCACTTATAGGTGAAACCCCCGATATGTCGTGGTTTGCATCTGTTATATGGCATGAAGGCGCGATGAGAACATTATTTCCGATCCAAACCGATTCCATTGAATTTATGTAACTGAATTCTCCCACAGAAGATTTATCCCCAATATGAATGGTTCCGGGACATGATTTTAAATAACAGTAGGGATATAAGTGTATTTTACCCCCCCAAAAAATATTTTTCGGTTTTGCTATTCTAACCCCGAAATCGATTACCGGTCTTTCATTAAAATTCCACAGGGAGGGCATATTAACGCCCAGCATTTTAAAAACAATAAGCCTGTATACCTTGCCTATTACCCTCAGTACTTTTATATTATCCTCAAGCAAATTTATATTTGCCTCTCTTTTGAAGGAGTGAACATATACAATGAAAATCCAAGGCGTCGTTTTATCTCAAATATGCAGTAAAGGTTAGCAGAGACAAGAGATATGCTGTTTGCACATGCAGCTCCTAAGGTCCCATAATCAGGAATTAACAACATGCATAATATGAGATTCAATACCGCACTGAAAAAAATGCTGTTTCTTACAGCGACTTCATTACCTGACATCATTAATATTGGCCCTACGGATCCTGCGGCGACATTTAAAAACTGGGCAATTGCCAATATTGTCAGAAGGTCCCATCCCTGTATGAATGAAGCTCCAAACAGGCCCATGATCCATTTTGAGCATATAACAAAGAACAGGCAGATGGGTGTACTTATCAGAATAAGTATTATAGTTGTTTTTTTTGCGTAGTAGGCGAACCCGGAAATATCACCGAGATGATACAACTCTGAATATTTTGCTGAAGAAGCCGCATTAACTGCATGTAAGATAAAACTTATCAGCATTGCGTTTCTTACTGCAATAGAGAAGATGCCCACATCTGAACTTGATCCCCATATCCCGAGAAGAAACGTCCCCGTCCAGTTCATCATGATATTCATCGAACTCACCCAGAAAAGGGGGAGACAGCTATCAAGTAACTTTCTGGTGTCGAATTCACCTGTAATATTTTTTAGCTGGGGCGTATTATATTTCCATAATAAATGGCTTATAAAAGCTATAAATATGGCTCCGGCGAGATAGGAATACATGACCCCGTTTATTCCCATCTTTCTACCTATAGTGATTACACCGATAATTATTATCGTCTGAACACCAACACTGTTTATTAACTGTGACTCACTGATTTTCTTCAGGCCTAGGATCGCCTGAGCGTTTAAAAGAAGCAATGACATCGGAACTGCGGCAAATATCATTAACCGTAGTGGTTGCAATAATTCCGGTTTGGAAAACAAATTGTTTGTTAAAAAGTCAGCAAATATAAAAACGATCGAAGCCGCGAGAAGGGAAACCAGAAATGAAAGAGAAATGCTCTTATTGTATACGCCCTTTACACTGCTCCAATCTTTTGTAGCCGCGCCGGCGGCAACAAAACGCAGTAATGAATTATCAAGCCCCATTCTTCCTAAAACGGTGGTAATTGTAGTGATTGTCAGTGCCAAGAAGTAAATCCCGGAACCATCCGCACCAATAATACGTGCCAGCATTAAATTAAAAATAAAGGCCAACCCTGCCCCCATAACTTTTATAACAAATGCAAGAGCTGCCCTTTTTATGGTTTCGCCTATTTCACTGTTCCTGATGTTGAATTTAAACATGCTTGCTATAGTTTCTAATGGTGTTGGGAACCGGAGAGGTGCTGTTACTTTATATTTTTCTCTTCTTAGAACCGGGCTTCCCAGAGAGGAAGAGTGGAGCACCGGTTAAATATTCTGGCGCAAAAACCATTGAACGGTTTTTTCAAGTCCCTGCTTTAAGTCATATTCACAGCGCCAGCCAAGGAGTGCGTCAGCTTTTGATGTATCGGAAAAATTACGTGTTACATCGCCTTGGCGTTTTCCACTATGGTATATATTTATATTATCTATCCCATGTTTTTCCAGTATCGGAAGGAGAATTTGTACCATCTCTCCAACCGTAGTCTCTTTATTTGTAGCTATCTGAAAGGTCTCTCCACAGGCATTTTCTGCTTTTACTGCAAGACGGATAGCATGTACCAGATCATCAATAAAAATAAAGTCTCGAGTCTGATTCCCGTCCCCATATATCTCAAGAGGCTTTTCTTTCATAGCCTGCCGTATAAATTTTGCCACAACACTCGTTTTATGGCCTGATCCGGGGCCATAGACGTTTCCGAATCTCAATGTTACAGTCTTGGTCCCATAGGTTTTGTAATAAGCCGAACAGTATCCTTCCCCCGCCAGTTTACTGGCACCATAGGGAGAAACCGGATGCGGCGCCAGTTCCTCATGTATCGGCGGTTCCACTTCGCCCGCCGGAGCTCCGGACGAAGCAAAAACAAATCGCTCAACTTTATTTTGTCTTGCAGCTTCCAGATAGTTGAATGTTCCAATCACATTCATCATACAATCTTTACGGGGGTTCTCAACCGAAGGACCAACTCCGGTATTCGCTGCCAGATGAACGATAACATCACTCCCAACGGCAACCTTTACAGCTAATGTCTCATCAAGGATATCACCGACAACCAGCTCGACTTTATCCTGCGTAAACTTCGGCATTGGGAGCGAGGATGATACTTCAATAAATCTGCAAACCGAGGCAAGGTCTTCACGGGATCCGATAGAGAGATTATCCAATACACGGATCCTGTGCCCGCCCTCAACCAGTTGTCTTATCAGGCTTGTGCCGATAAAACCGCAACCGCCTGTGATAAGCCAGTTTTTTACCATTTTATGCCCCTGAAAATTACATCTTTTCTGATGTTCGCCTTGTATCTCTCCACCACCTTAAACATACCGGCCATCACGTCATCAGTCAGGTAATGGGGATTGACGCCTATATCGATCAAACCTTGATATACCGGATTGTAGTAGTGCTCTTCCGCCTCTCTACGTGGATTTACAATACTTTTAACCTCAACATCATAACCCAAAGATTTACCAACTCGGCAGGCTATTTCCGCCAGTTGGTTTACAGAGAAGGTTTCCATAATCTGGTTGAATATACGCAGTTCCCCTTTCTTAGGCGGTGTCTTTTCAGACATGTGAACACACTGCAATGTATCGTTGATATTCAGATATCCACGAGTCTGACCTCCTTTACCGTACACTGTTAGTGGATAGCCCACCACAGCCTGGGTAATGAAGCGGTTGACGATTGTTCCGAATATTTCATCGTAATTGAACAAGGTCATCAACCTGTCATCAATTTTCGAATCCTCAGTCTCCATACCATACACAGGACCTTGCATTAAATCCGTGATCCGAAGGTCCCACATGCGGACAGCAAACCACATCAAGTCTGTATCCATGATTTTCGTTGTGTGATAAAGAGAACTGGCCTGACGAGGAAATAAAAATTTGTCTTTTCTTCCTTTATGTTCGATTTCAAGCCACCCTTCTTCGATATCGATATTAGGCGTGCCATACTCCCCCATGGTTCCCACATGAATCACGTGTGTATCACGGGCAAAATCCTTAAGAGCAAACATGAGATTGTTGGTAACAAGAAGATTGTTGCCCAATGTCAGGTTGGCATATTTATAATTAATTAGGGAAAACGGAGCAGAAGGTTGTTCTGCATAGTGAATCATTGTATCGGGGATACCGGTAAAGGAGTTTTCTATGGCCCACGAATACTCTACACCGCCTTTAAAAAAAGACCTCATAACTTCAGGTTGGGTCAAATCACCAATGACGACTTTGATTTCTTTTCCTGTAAGTTCATGCCAAATTTTAGCTCTTTCGATAAGCGTTGGTACAGGGTAAAGCATTCCCACATCAAGTTCCGTACAGGTGTTTCTCCGCATGTAATTGTCAACAACAGTCACGTCATACCCACGATTGGAGAAATACATGGCCGTGGGCCAACCCAGATAACCATCACCACCTAATATTAAAATGTGCATTCCGTCATCCTCCTAATATGACTACTTTTAATCTGACGGCCAACTCATTAAATGTTAAGGCCAATAGCGTTCCGCAGGATCTTTCTTGTATTCGTCATCATCCACCAGCAAACCATTTTTATCCAAGAACGTTTTAAGTTCTTTTTTTGTCAGTGGTGTTTCGTTACCTGAATGATAGGGATTGGTTAAGCTGGTCGAAACAATATTCGGATATGTGTAATCAATATCCT
This window harbors:
- a CDS encoding IS66 family transposase, encoding MRKVRKFRDAFPHLTEIVKFYLKFRRIIRDGERLQQNRDQLGALVFQRRLERLKKRLADLVLWSNPGPVLEEIIKKVKRQQPRILTFVEHPNVPFHNNYAEYLIRIGVLKRKISGGSVSAEGAESYAILLSIYVTCKLRGISFPKYLKASLGTGSVE
- a CDS encoding glycosyltransferase; translated protein: MEGLKGIERSELFLFLPLHFLKLFISILFGKYDVVFIQRYVFTAALPVEIFFRIFHRKKIIIDFDDLIYLNHPKFYSVVLKSVHKVIVGNSFLAQFARQYNPDVSIIPTPVETGQYHPVKLEEKKTFTLGWIGGPSGLYLLEPLYSSFQKLAGKIDYHLVIVSDFNRGTKLSIRGVNVINRQWSEETELTDLNSFDVGLMPLLKNDYISKGKCSYKALQYMAVGIPALIYAEGNNLEIVKDGIDGFLYETEDEFITKVLSLYNNGIFSQEMGRQAKDKIEKEYATSTVFRDLFKVVSQ
- a CDS encoding IS66 family transposase, whose product is MNLKEIFKTSFDMFLKWPKVILVKAIVELRDKYLQAQDRINQLEKENAQLKRELEQEKIKNTNKEVNKPSSKQAEWEKGSEAGKDKGKKKPRGRKRKPRKGAGNRPKNKTPNREETATVDKCDLCGKDLSGQAPLESTNERIVEDIVAPPEETIVTLVTQQKKYCADCQAVITAKLDLALPGADIGLNATVLICYLWVALCLPYPKIKEYLKTFYKLSVSTSGLSRHVIKVARIMHNVHDEILNGIKHGTILHADETGWRVRGKNWWLWVFGTPDTAYFTVDKTRGVKSCPPSARGNILRSPGGRWLGRIFILDM
- a CDS encoding flippase — translated: MLHSSSLGSPVLRREKYKVTAPLRFPTPLETIASMFKFNIRNSEIGETIKRAALAFVIKVMGAGLAFIFNLMLARIIGADGSGIYFLALTITTITTVLGRMGLDNSLLRFVAAGAATKDWSSVKGVYNKSISLSFLVSLLAASIVFIFADFLTNNLFSKPELLQPLRLMIFAAVPMSLLLLNAQAILGLKKISESQLINSVGVQTIIIIGVITIGRKMGINGVMYSYLAGAIFIAFISHLLWKYNTPQLKNITGEFDTRKLLDSCLPLFWVSSMNIMMNWTGTFLLGIWGSSSDVGIFSIAVRNAMLISFILHAVNAASSAKYSELYHLGDISGFAYYAKKTTIILILISTPICLFFVICSKWIMGLFGASFIQGWDLLTILAIAQFLNVAAGSVGPILMMSGNEVAVRNSIFFSAVLNLILCMLLIPDYGTLGAACANSISLVSANLYCIFEIKRRLGFSLYMFTPSKERQI
- a CDS encoding acyltransferase encodes the protein MLEDNIKVLRVIGKVYRLIVFKMLGVNMPSLWNFNERPVIDFGVRIAKPKNIFWGGKIHLYPYCYLKSCPGTIHIGDKSSVGEFSYINSMESVWIGNNVLIAPSCHITDANHDISGVSPISENKRISKPVIIKSNSWIGANVKILSGVTVGKGAVVGAGSVINKDLPDYSIAVGIPGRVIGYRKNKDINRSFCEMVKTSK
- a CDS encoding helix-turn-helix domain-containing protein, producing MNLSEYQFDDDEIAKLHERRDNQPDVRLKVRFIALLMLAEGFELPVIASIIGKSPKTIENWHKQYTTKGIDSLNSFQYKPKQSYLRSEQIDQVVKWVKETNPGKTKEVREYIKKNFQVSYSNEAVRKIIKKRGLKVIRPRVVPGNPPSEEDQKKTNTVRHIH
- a CDS encoding O-antigen ligase family protein, which produces MNINIWNYISDYEGASITFLNQDYNIFLAQRMAGTFFDSNLFAYYLLFPLIITVYYGIYRKIENRIFSSKTSIIIACIISTTIMLTLSRSGIFLMFSIGAFTLLKGKFKLKIILFLAIIYIPIFIWINSYVAQVSGSSVVQTIIERFKPAESSMIDKEFNRIIRMKSGINAISSNCIFGVGLGNLGHFIPSDIRKSYIITSHSLYIDIMSEVGILGFIVYALFILFLIINIYRKRVLGAYNLNSMLNLFLVSLLASQVIYSNLINPVFAIYFGVLLAFIKLFPNTNKLKRQSTVGPQHATRGFWLP
- a CDS encoding IS4 family transposase; this encodes MSEHIDKNVFQTILSPVLPLIEVNQNSLHNDLDTYKLSLSSFTTNLLFGIITRIKSVGQIVTEIKTSPTAKALGLVVASKSMYNEAFNRYPPEIFKDIFHQLVKELDLHKIPEISHLGKMLIVDGSLFPAISNMAWACYKKTANAIKMHLSFELNRMIPTEFISTEGNFSEKEFVKQILREGITYVCDRGYIAFNLFKQISDSNAFFIIRGKSNMTYTVKECLTATVPDTFLKFFSDITDSNIIFNSDENKASYRIVSFTAMGENYILITNRNDLTTYEIIMLYAYRWQVELFFRFIKRTFKGIHLMSQSPHGVQIQFYLYMIAYLLLLSFKQDTEIISRENEKDEHESEENNKNETLLTSSSCSNSNAKRPYVCGLVTLLGEKLKQFYKIGLHWLLAVKNNLLEIFDVNIAKVIAQYSYQ
- a CDS encoding sulfotransferase, which gives rise to MFINSEITPPTILVGMHRSGTSMIARLLKEMGLFIGWELENHDEAVFFLKRNDKILKSSNAGWDNPLPIRNLLEHKKMRKRVALQLRKDMASIQALSFLGPKKYLKYRSICKLDIPWGWKDPRNSVLLPIWLDIFPDAKIVNVYRNGVDSAESLYVRENQRIRQILEGKDPTSVRTGRQFSILKDTGLLLYSIQVIRQHLKKFRTLNKYDRLRVHACISREGAFKIWEKYIELLSAFIRNKNNVLNIKYEGFLNDPDSNLQALSVFCGLQTDLETINKLAATVSKNRAYAFIKNDELSLFYHKNKETEHMKNLGYDNIL
- a CDS encoding IS630 family transposase — translated: MKKNIEKYFEMKRTCEPGTVFLFGDGMHLVHQNIPGLCWADPKAPPILKTNTGRKRLNILGAYNPDSLEFVHLTGEENCNAERVIEYLDVVLNAYRHSPAIVLFLDNATYFKAEIVTTWLMEHPKLKLEFLPPYSPNLNLIERFWRFVKEHLVRNRYYEKYKTFRAKVFQFLNHIDEHTDELKTLMVEKFQIVKVTA